In Anopheles gambiae chromosome 2, idAnoGambNW_F1_1, whole genome shotgun sequence, a single window of DNA contains:
- the LOC1281485 gene encoding regulating synaptic membrane exocytosis protein 2 isoform X5 produces MDDMPDLSHLTQEERAIIEGVMMRQKQEEERENEIMRRKQDEVATLVDSIRQKSEQQKKAGVELEATCHICLKTKFADGIGHICHYCNIRCCAKCGGKVTLRNNKVIWVCIVCRKKQELLSKTGQWMNKSTSPDGVIRRQEGDPRTLPQTMLDPHDPSDKRPKLERARSAAEKENNPMQRANSQLRRQYSQQDPPTRRLSQSDGSGMDMMMSPGHHQQQIGRMQQMGHGQVGGMYGGRPGAGQQGYGGGPYGQHSQLPQPPMHHGGGGGGSGPYGGQHSMTPQVHITHAGGGGYGHDDPSYYQSEIEDLMRTHPHLVHPRQQQHYAESLQSSSAHGSSGMGGGGGGVGSGGMHLPPEPTKSHKRPLGGPYLPQQRSFSSSDEDIRSTPEFEAGHQRQYFDNHTRLNANLTDYRATKLDVQQRNSYNRTNHNRYQSPSQAAPHSSHPYHYQPSQDPLGRDYHPQQPLPQVVVGDSTIAGYDSISHHHHQPHQPHQSLHHLSGTVAPSPVTIPQGLHGGSSGSSSSSQQHHPYQQQPHQQQCNSSSSGGSSHSTTGHHPVAQNSHARYGTSPAGTEQPDPYWDEPADSRRFTERRKKTVRFDGQDSDDWSRWESERQGSQDSATKDSGIDTSSTFTSSEDSNRGDGPKNPLSWQVVSSSDGGRPIGPAVQRRPFDGEDVLGLKVRGGQVLPSDPRAALIELESAHIRPENYDRRDKPSVLVTSPGSPDLHSVRNYSSSRYSNRLAPAGTVTQENSVGGRVQIKLGFEPSSLQLIVTILCANGLVPRGNGAARNPYVKICLLPDRSEKSKRRTKTLALTNDPRWGQTFVYEGLRRADLNNRLFEVTVWDYVRYGANDFLGEVIIDLSTHPLDDEAEWYILQPHQETLRDTVDLQDRRSRRDMSPQGRKRAAGMVAKDYRTVSGVGQGFHNQMSAEASSAYRRNGTMALNQRSQSAAPSDNYRDDRRDSLSPQDDRYTEYPVLPLHQYAPRFQSRSATATPTGSPKKRQLPQVPHMSRNAAIRERFIQDFEERSGGRFARHRGRQSHHQPTYRSTGMGGWERHYSGLSDSDLTTHSLESRIRPRHSLSPDKDFMGDFGDSDMESVVSVTSSAFSTQSERPRGSKGIRTHQNRRLQHRSLPTGWATTSLCALPSESYPCGGQQVMADNSGILPVLPDVTQATIIPPKPEFELPPPACTVVGPSVVGNASTCSSFVSPLPVSIPIDSVLSEPIPISPAPPDKTISQMSDMAGSYGSVPVSHGGSMPEGYFNEQCITLQPERSTIRSISMNPGSDNVMSTSVNLSSSQPGCQHPATSFEFQSGSLPTEHYFGRARAHPAGGVSMDPIMSSSMHAADGTGTVEYEQCAPSMGRRPSYAMRSNTSEPNLNSMIMRRLSNRPIEQPHAFGYAQPRNQMISISNRYHPQPHAGMGGSDMGSKYAPPPVATNQIILKSSFSDQNLHNSIVYEPGGMSGGAGGQNICISNKNVYDPHTGYQNQTITCISNSRENLGESNFRYTSNPEGTVCEINAPDVQFRSSRASNLYEEVAMPLDQARVPVKETLSAGRNIDCDEHEYGVSDLEMHPDHILNKPIEVLKSPSEYRYSAYPKKVTEDTYVVSSDVRGKPEKISRSHSLIAQDQIIDIEYDSDTGWKTKSVRKNVFASSVEEKVYRKRTRSLGGGNSEEETKGRRDSQCETKKVTPVQGRKSRSGSKASLDRSNLTLNIVKNVDGESSKNQSEKGKSKNIEKPTATGKQGEKEKCTAVAKKEKESSKVGKTSSSSKPGMVKSKSSTGSSTPKKGTKSPAKSGSGSIKKAGSLKGKQTKTGGSTPSIASSSKVKVAEKPNFKEIDTKKSKSKLPCKKTDSKSRVDEIKSESTVLYSSSESIKSIIDEVRMELLQKPKSTVYLSDESPTVLNRSHSFSDGELNYSKRIHDSYDKYEFVDGRKHYLLKDERLKQRLTDRYGHERAVGYERSTDRRRGDDEYERRGCRMVPDGEEDDPRRRPEMFAKCKSRSSSLVSNDAGEIPLRRKVYHSDSAEEEDDDDGREDEEEGDDEVFESSFSRGRNSSFNGKSSLKRRARYDTRRTSSLEGLDQFLANLQDRNRRGGRDGAGKNDSARHSSVSINEKPEYFEYTKSPSSPYCTSSSGRASASSRKPANYASILSSNKSSNGVALLQTTPKRPSMKKSSNMPPAVGDVVGRASDGTRSRSHDRHAATRSGSPSTSAGRLPVDHQRRAHTTHSDYDVRGRSRYGGHNGGREAYRQRDRDRDRDRNSSDHERDRDLSDREQRESRERGELDQSLSNTEGTPEDKIDGSLSDTAVIQSLDARRKLDQRSPKSETPTRDRDRFGTGMGIKSNSTSQLSATDEKGRKRRMGFGKRGKNSFTVHRSEEVLPGEVRGGGGLSRGSSASSDGEGSADGDRWSPSLRVAGDTGPLSDFIDGLGPGQLVGRQVLGAPALGDIQLSMCYQKGSLEVEVIRARGLQARPGSKVLPAPYVKVYLVSGKKCIEKAKTTTARKTLDPLYQQQLVFREPFAGCILQVTVWGDYGRMEGKKVFMGVAQIMLDNLNLSHIVIGWYKLFGTTSLVSGPPSLGLSRRSSIASLDSLKL; encoded by the exons CAGCCACCGATGCAtcatggtggcggtggtggtggtagtggtccGTACGGTGGTCAGCATTCGATGACTCCGCAGGTACACATAACCCAtgccggtggtggcggctATGGGCACGATGACCCAAGCTACTATCAG AGCGAAATCGAAGATCTCATGCGAACCCATCCGCATCTGGTGCATccgaggcagcagcagcactacgcCGAATCGCTCCAGTCCAGCTCGGCTCACGGTAGCAGCGGCATGGGAGGCGGAGGGGGCGGTGTTGGCAGTGGCGGTATGCACCTACCACCGGAGCCCACGAAATCGCACAAGCGACCGCTCGGTGGCCCGTACCTGCCCCAGCAACGCTCCTTCAGCAGCTCCGACGAGGACATTCGCTCCACGCCGGAGTTCGAAG CCGGTCACCAAAGACAGTATTTCGATAATCACACTCGACTGAACGCTAACCTTACTGACTATCGAGCAACAAAGCTGGACGTGCAGCAACGCAACAGTTACAATCGTACCAATCACAACCGATATCAATCACCGTCCCAGGCGGCGCCGCATTCATCCCATCCGTATCACTACCAGCCGTCGCAGGATCCGCTCGGCCGGGACTACCATCCACAGCAGCCACTGCCGCAGGTGGTGGTCGGCGACAGCACTATCGCAGGCTACGATAGTATtagccaccatcatcaccagccCCATCAGCCTCACCAGTCGCTTCACCATCTGTCGGGTACGGTGGCACCGAGCCCGGTCACGATACCGCAGGGCCTGCACGGTGGTAGCagcgggagcagcagcagcagccagcagcaccatccgtaccagcagcagccccaccagcagcagtgcaacagcagcagcagcggtggtTCCAGCCACAGTACCACGGGACATCATCCGGTGGCGCAGAACTCGCACGCACGGTACGGTACGAGTCCGGCCGGGACCGAGCAGCCGGATCCGTACTGGGACGAGCCGGCGGACAGTCGGCGGTTTACCGAGCGCAGAAAGAAGACGGTCCGGTTCGATGGGCAGGACTCGGACGATTGGTCCCGGTGGGAATCGGAACGGCAGGGCAGCCAGGATTCGGCGACCAAAGACTCCGGCATTGACACGAGTAGCACGTTTACCAGTAGCGAAGACTCGAACCGTGGCGATGGCCCAAAG AATCCGCTAAGCTGGCAGGTAGTGTCATCGTCGGACGGTGGCCGACCGATCGGTCCAGCGGTGCAGCGAAGACCGTTTGACGGCGAAGATGTGCTAGGGTTGAAAGTGCGCGGTGGCCAGGTGTTACCGAGCGATCCCCGTGCAGCGCTCATCGAACTGGAGAGTGCCCACATTAGGCCAG AAAATTACGATCGCCGCGATAAGCCCAGTGTGCTGGTTACCTCGCCAGGATCGCCCGATCTGCACAGTGTGCGTAACTACTCCAGCTCGCGGTACAGCAACCGGCTGGCACCGGCCGGGACGGTCACGCAAGAGAACAGTGTCGGCGGCCGGGTACAGATCAAGCTCGGCTTCGAGCCCAGCTCACTGCAGCTGATCGTGACCATCCTGTGCGCCAATGGGCTTGTGCCTCGCGGCAACGGTGCAGCACGCAATCCGTACGTTAAG ATTTGTCTGCTACCGGATCGAAGCGAAAAGTCGAAACGACGCACCAAAACGTTAGCCCTCACGAACGATCCGCGCTGGGGCCAAACGTTCGTCTACGAAGGCTTGCGAAGGGCGGACCTAAATAACCGTCTGTTTGAG GTGACGGTGTGGGATTACGTACGGTACGGTGCGAATGATTTCCTTGGCGAAGTAATAATCGACCTGTCCACACACCCGCTGGACGATGAGGCGGAATGGTATATTCTTCAACCCCACCAGGAAACACTGCGCGATACT GTCGATCTGCAGGACAGACGATCTAGACGGGATATGTCCCCGCAAGGCAGGAAACGGGCAGCTGGAATGGTAGCGAAGGACTATCGTACAGTTTCTGGTGTCGGACAGGGATTTCACAACCAGATGAGTGCAGAG GCATCGTCGGCGTACAGGCGCAACGGTACGATGGCGTTGAATCAGCGAAGCCAATCGGCGGCACCGAGCGACAACTATCGGGACGATCGGCGGGACTCGTTATCGCCACAAGATGATAGATATACAGAATATCCAGTTCTTCCATTGCATCAGTATGCGCCAAGATTTCAATCACGATCAGCGACAGCGACACCAACCGGTTCACCGAAGAAACGACAATTACCACAAGTACCTCACATGTCACGGAATGCAGCAATACGGGAGCGGTTCATTCAGGACTTTGAGGAGCGCAGTGGTGGACGATTCGCGCGGCATCGTGGCCGCCAGAGCCACCATCAGCCGACATACCGCAGCACGGGAATGGGAG GCTGGGAGCGACACTACTCCGGACTGTCCGACAGTGACTTGACGACGCATTCGTTAGAGAGTAGAATTAGGCCACGGCACTCACTATCTCCGGACAAGGATTTTATGGGTGACTTTGGCGATTCCGACATGGAATCGGTAGTTAGTGTTACTTCAAGTGCTTTCTCAACCCAATCGGAGCGACCGCGCGGATCGAAAGGGATCAG GACTCATCAGAATCGCCGTCTTCAGCACCGGAGCCTACCGACGGGATGGGCAACGACCTCACTGTGCGCCCTGCCGAGTGAGTCATACCCGTGCGGAGGTCAGCAGGTGATGGCCGACAACTCGGGCATACTGCCAGTGTTGCCGGATGTAACGCAAGCCACAATCATTCCTCCCAAGCCGGAGTTTGAACTACCACCTCCTGCTTGTACTGTGGTTGGTCCTTCCGTAGTTGGTAATGCTAGTACCTGTAGCAGTTTTGTGTCCCCTTTGCCCGTAAGCATTCCGATCGATTCCGTGCTATCGGAACCGATACCGATCTCTCCCGCTCCACCCGATAAGACAATCTCGCAAATGTCCGATATGGCTGGCAGCTACGGTTCCGTGCCCGTCAGTCATGGTGGCTCCATGCCTGAAGGGTATTTTAATGAACAGTGCATCACGCTGCAGCCGGAGCGTAGTACGATTCGTAGTATTTCCATGAACCCGGGCAGCGACAACGTTATGAGCACTTCGGTGAATTTATCTTCCAGCCAACCGGGATGCCAACATCCCGCGACGTCGTTCGAGTTTCAGTCGGGATCACTTCCCACCGAGCATTACTTTGGGCGCGCGAGAGCTCATCCTGCCGGCGGTGTCTCGATGGATCCGATCATGTCGTCCTCGATGCACGCCGCAGATGGCACTGGCACGGTTGAGTACGAACAGTGTGCACCGTCAATGGGACGGCGTCCATCGTATGCGATGCGTTCCAACACCTCGGAACCGAACCTCAACTCGATGATCATGCGACGGCTCTCGAACCGTCCCATCGAGCAACCGCATGCGTTTGGATACGCGCAGCCGCGCAATCAAATGATATCGATCTCGAATCGGTACCATCCCCAACCGCATGCCGGCATGGGTGGGAGCGACATGGGCTCGAAGTATGCTCCGCCACCGGTTGCCACGAATCAGATCATTTTGAAGTCATCCTTTTCCGATCAGAATTTGCATAATAGCATCGTTTACGAGCCGGGCGGGATGAGTGGCGGTGCCGGAGGGCAGAATATTTGCATTTCGAACAAGAATGTGTACGATCCGCACACGGGCTACCAGAATCAGACCATCACGTGCATCAGCAATAGTAGGGAAAATCTTGGTGAAAGTAACTTCCGGTACACGAGCAATCCGGAGGGCACGGTTTGTGAAATCAATGCACCGGATGTGCAGTTTCGCAGTTCGCGCGCTTCAAACTTGTACGAGGAAGTTGCAATGCCACTGGACCAGGCAAGAGTGCCGGTGAAGGAAACGCTCTCGGCTGGTCGCAATATTGATTGCGACGAGCATGAGTATGGCGTGAGCGATCTGGAGATGCACCCCGACCATATTCTCAACAAACCGATCGAGGTGCTTAAATCTCCCAGCGAGTATCGCTACTCGGCCTACCCGAAGAAGGTGACCGAGGACACGTACGTAGTTAGCAGTGACGTTCGCGGGAAGCCGGAGAAGATCTCACGGTCGCATTCGTTGATAGCGCAGGATCAGATAATAGACATTGAGTACGATTCGGATACGGGCTGGAAGACGAAAAGCGTACGCAAGAATGTGTTTGCGAGCAGTGTGGAGGAGAAGGTGTACAGGAAACGGACTCGTTCGTTGGGAGGCGGGAACAGTGAAGAGGAGACGAAGGGCCGCAGGGACAGTCAGTGTGAAACGAAGAAGGTCACTCCAGTGCAGGGCAGGAAAAGTAGGAGCGGTTCCAAAGCTAGTCTAGATCGTAGCAACTTGACGCTAAACATAGTCAAGAATGTCGACGGAGAATCGTCAAAAAATCAGTCCGAAAAGGGCAAAAGCAAGAACATAGAGAAACCCACAGCAACTGGGAAGCAGGGAGAGAAGGAAAAGTGTACGGCTgtggcaaagaaagaaaaggagtCGAGTAAGGTCGGCAAAACCAGCTCCTCATCCAAGCCGGGAATGGTAAAATCAAAGTCGTCCACCGGTTCGAGTACACCGAAAAAGGGTACAAAAAGTCCGGCTAAAAGCGGGTCGGGTTCGATTAAGAAAGCCGGTTCTTTGAAAGGGAAACAGACAAAAACGGGAGGATCTACCCCATCCATTGCGAGTAGCTCGAAGGTGAAAGTTGCCGAGAAGCCTAACTTCAAGGAGATAgatacgaaaaagtccaaatCCAAGCTGCCCTGTAAGAAGACGGACAGCAAGAGCCGTGTGGACGAGATTAAGTCCGAATCGACCGTGCTTTACAGCAGTTCGGAATCGATCAAATCCATCATCGATGAGGTGAGGATGGAACTGCTGCAGAAGCCAAAGTCGACCGTTTATCTGAGCGACGAAAGCCCGACCGTGCTGAACCGTAGCCACTCGTTCAGTGACGGCGAGCTTAACTACAGCAAACGCATCCACGATAGCTACGATAAGTATGAGTTTGTGGACGGTCGCAAGCACTATCTGCTCAAGGATGAGCGGTTGAAGCAACGGCTCACCGATCGGTACGGGCATGAAAGGGCGGTGGGATACGAGAGAAGTACCGATCGGCGCCGGGGTGACGATGAGTACGAGCGCAGGGGATGTCGCATGGTACCGGACGGTGAGGAGGATGATCCGCGCCGACGTCCTGAAATGTTTGCCAAGTGCAAATCGCGCAGCTCCAGCCTGGTATCGAACGATGCGGGTGAGATTCCGCTCCGGCGCAAGGTTTATCACAGCGACAGTGCTGAAGAGgaggacgatgacgatgggcGGGAGGACGAGGAAGAGGGTGACGATGAGGTGTTTGAAAGTTCGTTCTCGCGGGGCCGGAACTCGTCGTTCAATGGGAAGTCATCGCTGAAGCGTAGGGCACGGTATGATACGAGGCGCACGAGTAGCCTGGAGGGTTTGGATCAGTTTCTAGCCAACTTGCAGGATCGTAATCGTCGCGGGGGTCGCGACGGTGCTGGTAAAAACGATAGCGCACGGCACAGCTCCGTAAGCATTAACGAGAAGCCCGAATACTTTGAGTACACCAAGTCTCCCTCCTCACCGTACTGCACCAGTAGTAGTGGCCGCGCTAGTGCTAGTAGTAGAAAACCCGCTAACTATGCTTCCATTCTTTCCTCCAACAAATCCTCCAATGGCGTTGCGTTGCTGCAAACCACACCGAAACGGCCGTCGATGAAAAAATCCTCCAACATGCCACCGGCGGTGGGCGATGTTGTTGGCCGTGCGTCTGATGGTACCCGATCCCGATCGCACGATCGTCACGCGGCAACCCGTTCCGGCTCACCGTCAACTTCGGCCGGGCGCCTACCGGTGGACCATCAACGCCGGGCCCATACCACCCACAGTGACTACGATGTGCGGGGCCGCAGCCGTTACGGTGGCCACAACGGAGGACGGGAAGCGTATCGGCAGCGCGATCGTGACCGGGACCGCGATCGGAACAGTAGCGATCACGAGCGGGACCGAGATCTGAGCGATCGAGAGCAACGGGAGTCGCGGGAgcgcggcgaactggaccaaagTCTTTCGAATACCGAGGGAACACCGGAGGATAAGATAG ACGGTAGCCTAAGTGATACTGCAGTGATACAGAGCTTGGATGCACGACGTAAGTTGGACCAACGTTCGCCGAAAAGCGAAACGCCCACCAGGGACCGGGACCGGTTCGGTACCGGTATGGGTATCAAGAGTAACTCGACGTCGCAACTGTCGGCAACAG ATGAAAAAGGTCGTAAGCGACGCATGGGGTTTGGTAAGCGTGGCAAGAATTCCTTCACCGTGCATCGAAGCGAGGAGGTGCTTCCGGGCGAGGtgcgcggcggcggcggtctATCGCGGGGCTCGTCCGCCTCCAGCGATGGTGAAGGAAGTGCCGACGGTGACAG ATGGTCACCGTCGTTAAGAGTAGCGGGTGATACCGGACCTTTATCGGACTTCATCGATGGTTTGGGACCAGGACAGCTAGTTGGACGCCAGGTACTGGGTGCTCCGGCCTTAGGGGATATTCAACTGTCTATGTGCTATCAGAAGGGTTCCTTAGAGGTTGAAGTGATAAGAGCAAGGGGATTGCAG GCACGTCCTGGCTCAAAAGTACTTCCAGCGCCTTACGTTAAAGTGTATTTAGTTTCCGGTAAAAAGTGtatagaaaaagcaaaaacaacgaCTGCTAGAAAAACGTTAGACCCACTATATCAGCAACAACTAGTGTTTAGGGAGCCGTTTGCGGGATGTATACTGCAA GTCACGGTATGGGGCGATTATGGTCGTATGGAAGGCAAAAAAGTATTCATGGGTGTAGCGCAGATCATGCTGGACAACCTCAACCTCTCACACATCGTCATCGGCTGGTACAAACTGTTCGGAACAACGTCACTGGTCAGTGGGCCACCTAGCTTGGGCCTGTCTAGAAGATCCTCGATCGCCTCACTCGATTCACTCAAGCTGTAA